A single window of Lysobacter oculi DNA harbors:
- the trpE gene encoding anthranilate synthase component I, protein MRVISEDTFQQLAAEGHTLIPVVREVPADLDTPLSVYLKLADGPHSYLFESVEGGERFGRWSIIGLPARRVYAFHGFELRVSEDGVEVERRHVDDPLAEVEAIRAAQRVPDVPGLPGFAGGLVGWFGFETIGYIEPRFATPHPRDELGTPDILLMQSDELAVFDNLKGRLYLIVHAEAGAPHAYARAQRRLDALVHRLRQAGSGYPETLHGKVLDEADFASGFTREGFIEAVGQVKDYIRAGDVFQVVLSQRLSVPFHARPVDVYRALRAMNPSPYMYFLDTGDCQVVGSSPEILVRLDASEVTVRPIAGTRPRGDTAARDAELETELLADPKERAEHVMLIDLGRNDVGRVSEAGSVALGDSFTIERYSHVMHIVSEVTGRLREGLTYMDVLRAAFPAGTVSGAPKIRALEVIRDLEPVKRNVYSGAVGYIAWNGDADTAIAIRTAVIQDGRLHVQAGAGIVHDSDPEAEWQETMAKGRALFRAVAQAAKGL, encoded by the coding sequence ATGCGCGTGATTTCCGAAGACACGTTCCAGCAGCTGGCCGCTGAAGGCCACACCCTCATCCCCGTCGTCCGCGAAGTCCCGGCCGACCTGGACACGCCGCTCTCCGTTTACCTGAAGCTGGCCGATGGCCCGCACAGCTATCTGTTCGAGTCGGTCGAAGGCGGCGAACGCTTCGGGCGCTGGTCGATCATCGGGCTGCCGGCACGGCGCGTGTACGCCTTCCACGGCTTCGAGCTGCGGGTGAGCGAGGACGGCGTGGAAGTGGAACGTCGCCACGTCGACGACCCATTGGCCGAGGTCGAAGCGATCCGCGCCGCGCAGCGCGTGCCGGACGTGCCGGGCTTGCCGGGTTTCGCGGGCGGGCTGGTCGGCTGGTTCGGCTTCGAGACCATCGGCTACATCGAGCCGCGCTTCGCCACCCCGCATCCGCGCGACGAACTCGGCACGCCGGACATCCTGCTGATGCAGAGCGACGAGCTGGCCGTCTTCGACAACCTCAAGGGCCGGCTCTATCTCATCGTCCACGCCGAAGCCGGTGCGCCGCATGCCTACGCCCGCGCGCAACGGCGGCTCGACGCGCTGGTGCACCGCCTGCGCCAGGCCGGCAGCGGCTATCCGGAAACCCTGCACGGCAAGGTGCTGGACGAAGCCGACTTCGCCAGCGGCTTCACCCGCGAAGGTTTCATCGAAGCGGTCGGCCAGGTGAAGGACTACATCCGCGCCGGCGACGTGTTCCAGGTGGTGCTGTCGCAGCGCCTGTCGGTGCCGTTCCACGCACGCCCGGTCGATGTCTATCGCGCGCTGCGGGCGATGAATCCGTCGCCCTACATGTATTTCCTCGACACCGGCGACTGCCAGGTGGTCGGTTCCTCGCCGGAAATCCTCGTGCGCCTGGACGCCAGCGAAGTCACCGTGCGCCCGATCGCCGGCACCCGTCCGCGTGGCGACACAGCCGCGCGCGATGCCGAGCTGGAAACCGAACTGCTGGCCGACCCGAAGGAACGCGCCGAACACGTGATGCTGATCGACCTGGGCCGCAACGATGTCGGCCGCGTCAGCGAGGCGGGCAGCGTGGCGCTGGGCGACAGCTTCACCATCGAGCGCTACAGCCACGTCATGCACATCGTCAGTGAAGTCACCGGCCGGCTGCGCGAAGGGCTCACCTATATGGATGTGCTGCGCGCGGCGTTCCCGGCCGGCACCGTGTCGGGCGCACCGAAGATCCGCGCGCTCGAAGTCATCCGCGACCTGGAGCCGGTCAAGCGCAACGTGTATTCCGGTGCGGTCGGCTACATCGCATGGAACGGCGATGCCGACACCGCCATCGCGATCCGCACCGCGGTGATCCAGGACGGGCGGCTGCACGTGCAGGCCGGCGCCGGCATCGTCCACGACTCCGACCCGGAAGCGGAATGGCAGGAAACGATGGCCAAGGGACGCGCGCTGTTCCGCGCGGTGGCGCAGGCGGCGAAAGGACTCTGA
- the yegS gene encoding lipid kinase YegS gives MSAPPSVSMLILNGKAAADDALRAAVMAMREAGMPLDVRVTWEAGDAVRFVHEALAMGVDTVIAAGGDGTLSAVATALARIDGRDADALPAIGLVPLGTANDFATAAGIPTDPLAALQMVRERDPRAIDLLRIRDDASEHWCANLASGGFGTEVTVETHETLKSLLGGLAYVVTGLGKLGRIEPQHARLGGPGFEWQGDFIALGIGNGRQAGGGQALCPDAVIDDGLLDLTVIPPLDGELAATLGTVLAEGKEAALDRVALRRRLPWLEIAPAVPLTLNLDGEPMQATGFRIDCVPRRLRMHLPEGSLLLSNAAWGERPGASPL, from the coding sequence ATGTCCGCGCCGCCCTCCGTCTCCATGCTCATCCTCAACGGCAAGGCCGCGGCCGACGACGCTTTGCGTGCGGCGGTCATGGCGATGCGCGAAGCCGGCATGCCGCTCGACGTGCGGGTGACGTGGGAGGCGGGCGATGCCGTCCGCTTCGTCCACGAAGCGCTGGCGATGGGCGTCGACACGGTGATCGCGGCGGGCGGCGATGGGACCTTGAGCGCGGTCGCCACCGCGCTGGCCCGCATCGACGGCCGCGATGCCGATGCATTGCCGGCCATCGGCCTGGTGCCGCTGGGCACGGCCAATGATTTCGCGACCGCCGCCGGCATCCCGACGGATCCGCTCGCCGCCTTGCAGATGGTCCGCGAGCGCGATCCACGCGCCATCGACCTGCTGCGCATCCGCGACGACGCCAGCGAACACTGGTGCGCCAACCTCGCCAGTGGCGGTTTCGGCACCGAGGTCACGGTTGAGACGCACGAGACATTGAAGAGCCTGCTCGGTGGCCTGGCCTATGTGGTCACCGGGCTCGGCAAGCTGGGGCGCATCGAACCGCAGCACGCGCGGCTGGGTGGGCCCGGCTTCGAATGGCAGGGCGACTTCATCGCGCTCGGCATCGGCAATGGCCGGCAGGCGGGCGGCGGACAGGCGCTGTGCCCGGACGCCGTCATCGACGACGGCCTGCTCGACCTCACCGTGATCCCGCCGCTCGACGGCGAACTTGCCGCGACGCTCGGCACCGTGCTGGCCGAAGGCAAGGAAGCCGCGCTCGATCGCGTCGCGCTGCGCAGGCGCCTGCCATGGCTGGAGATCGCGCCGGCCGTGCCGCTCACGCTCAACCTGGACGGCGAACCGATGCAGGCCACCGGCTTCCGCATCGACTGCGTGCCGCGCCGCCTGCGCATGCACCTGCCGGAAGGCTCCTTGCTGCTGTCGAACGCGGCCTGGGGCGAGCGACCCGGGGCCTCGCCGCTTTGA
- the rpe gene encoding ribulose-phosphate 3-epimerase, which translates to MSRQSTVIAPSILSADFARLGEEVDNVLAAGADWVHFDVMDNHYVPNLTIGPLVCEALRKHGVTAPIDVHLMVEPVDALIPMFAKAGATHISFHPEASRHVHRSIQLIRSLGCQAGVVLNPATPVEVLDYILDQLDYVLLMSVNPGFGGQAFIPSTLDKLRRVRERIDASGSAIRLEIDGGVKPDNIGEIAAAGADTFVAGSAIFGQPDYRDIVARMKAAVDAATR; encoded by the coding sequence ATGAGCCGCCAGTCCACCGTCATCGCCCCGTCCATCCTGTCCGCCGATTTCGCGCGGCTGGGCGAGGAAGTCGACAACGTGCTCGCCGCCGGCGCCGACTGGGTGCATTTCGATGTGATGGACAACCACTACGTGCCCAACCTGACCATCGGGCCGCTGGTCTGCGAGGCGCTGCGCAAGCATGGCGTCACCGCGCCGATCGACGTGCACCTGATGGTGGAGCCGGTGGATGCGCTGATCCCGATGTTCGCCAAGGCCGGCGCGACGCATATCAGCTTCCATCCGGAAGCCAGCCGCCACGTCCATCGCAGCATCCAGCTGATCAGGTCGCTGGGCTGCCAGGCCGGCGTGGTGCTGAATCCGGCAACGCCGGTCGAGGTGCTCGATTACATCCTCGACCAACTCGATTACGTGCTGCTGATGTCGGTGAATCCCGGTTTCGGCGGGCAGGCGTTCATCCCGTCCACGCTCGACAAGCTGCGCCGCGTGCGCGAGCGCATCGACGCGTCCGGCAGCGCGATCCGGCTGGAGATCGATGGCGGGGTGAAGCCGGACAACATCGGCGAGATCGCCGCCGCCGGCGCGGATACCTTCGTCGCCGGTTCGGCCATCTTCGGCCAGCCCGACTACCGCGACATCGTGGCCCGCATGAAGGCCGCCGTGGACGCCGCCACGCGCTGA
- a CDS encoding J domain-containing protein, giving the protein MERWYGKLLGAIAGILLLRGNPLLGLAIGVLVGHAFDADWFGLGARQQPYRVFGLTREASDAEIELAYRRLISQYHPDRYADAAPELRAQAEKKAREINTAYDRIQILRKKRR; this is encoded by the coding sequence ATGGAACGTTGGTACGGAAAACTGCTCGGCGCCATCGCGGGCATCCTGCTGTTGCGCGGCAATCCGCTGCTCGGCCTCGCCATTGGCGTGCTGGTGGGCCATGCCTTCGATGCCGACTGGTTCGGCCTGGGCGCGCGCCAGCAGCCGTATCGCGTGTTCGGCCTGACCCGCGAAGCCAGCGACGCCGAGATCGAGCTGGCCTACCGCCGCCTTATCTCGCAATACCACCCCGACAGGTACGCCGACGCCGCGCCCGAACTGCGCGCGCAGGCCGAGAAGAAGGCGCGCGAGATCAACACCGCCTACGACCGCATCCAGATCCTGAGGAAAAAGCGCCGATGA
- a CDS encoding phosphoribosylaminoimidazolesuccinocarboxamide synthase, producing the protein MATTLVQSDLPGLALRHRGKVRDVFDLGDGRLLMVATDRLSAFDVVLPDPIPGKGEMLTQISNFWFDRTAGLIPNHLTGDDVASVLPAGVDAALYAKRAVVTKKLKPVAVECIARGYIIGSGWKDYRATGAVSGIRLPEGLQQAQQLAEPIFTPSTKAAVGDHDENIDFDTAVNTVGREMAEAVRGATLRLYTFARDYAAERGIILADTKFEFGTDEDGTLYVMDEMLTPDSSRWWPADEYAVGSSPPSYDKQIVRDHLETLDWDKTPPGPRLPADVIERTRARYAEALERLAGIRVD; encoded by the coding sequence TTGGCCACGACCCTCGTCCAATCCGACCTGCCCGGCCTCGCCCTGCGTCATCGCGGCAAGGTGCGCGATGTCTTCGACCTCGGCGACGGCCGTTTGCTGATGGTCGCGACCGATCGCCTGTCCGCCTTCGACGTGGTGCTGCCGGACCCGATCCCCGGCAAGGGCGAGATGCTTACGCAGATCAGCAATTTCTGGTTCGACCGGACCGCCGGCCTCATCCCCAACCATTTGACCGGGGATGATGTCGCTTCGGTGTTGCCGGCGGGCGTGGATGCCGCGCTGTACGCGAAGCGCGCGGTGGTGACGAAGAAATTGAAGCCGGTGGCGGTGGAATGCATCGCGCGGGGCTACATCATCGGCAGCGGCTGGAAGGACTACCGCGCGACCGGTGCGGTCAGCGGCATCCGCCTGCCGGAAGGCCTGCAGCAGGCGCAGCAGCTGGCGGAACCGATCTTCACCCCTTCGACGAAGGCGGCGGTCGGCGACCATGACGAGAACATCGACTTCGACACCGCCGTCAACACGGTGGGCCGCGAGATGGCCGAAGCCGTGCGCGGCGCCACGCTCCGCCTCTACACCTTCGCGCGTGACTACGCGGCCGAACGCGGCATCATCCTGGCCGATACCAAGTTCGAGTTCGGCACCGACGAGGACGGCACGCTCTACGTCATGGACGAGATGCTGACGCCCGATTCCAGCCGCTGGTGGCCGGCCGACGAATACGCTGTCGGCAGCAGCCCGCCGAGCTACGACAAGCAGATCGTCCGCGACCACCTGGAGACGCTGGACTGGGACAAGACGCCGCCGGGCCCGCGCCTGCCGGCGGATGTCATCGAGCGCACCCGCGCGCGTTACGCCGAGGCGCTGGAACGCCTGGCCGGGATCCGGGTCGACTGA
- a CDS encoding Mpo1 family 2-hydroxy fatty acid dioxygenase, whose product MPRIADTAERAIDRWFASYSGDHRNTLNQWLHVVCVPLILWSVIALLWCIPVPGTLFGPGAFAALAMFMTWSFYYRHSRTLGMGMLLFFVLISWTTRWLHLELGGAGLAKLALAVFVVAWIGQFIGHHFEGRRPSFLTDITYLLIGPVWVLNKLYRTLGWKY is encoded by the coding sequence ATGCCGCGCATCGCCGACACCGCCGAGCGCGCGATCGACCGCTGGTTCGCCAGTTATTCCGGCGACCATCGCAACACGCTCAACCAGTGGCTGCACGTGGTGTGCGTGCCGCTCATCCTGTGGTCGGTGATCGCGCTGCTGTGGTGCATCCCGGTGCCGGGCACGCTGTTCGGGCCGGGCGCATTCGCCGCGCTGGCGATGTTCATGACCTGGTCGTTCTATTACCGCCACTCTCGCACGCTCGGCATGGGCATGCTGCTGTTCTTCGTGCTGATCTCGTGGACCACGCGCTGGCTGCATCTTGAACTCGGCGGCGCGGGCCTCGCCAAGCTGGCGCTCGCGGTGTTCGTGGTGGCGTGGATCGGCCAGTTCATCGGCCATCATTTCGAAGGGCGGCGCCCGTCCTTCCTCACCGACATCACCTATCTGTTGATCGGCCCGGTCTGGGTGCTCAACAAGCTCTACCGCACGCTCGGCTGGAAGTACTGA
- a CDS encoding DMT family transporter, producing MHGELGRRDLALLLAVCLVWALNFLMSALGLREIPPFTFTLLRFAILLLALVAFMKRPPAEQWGRLAAVSLLVGVLHFGLSFLALRLSGDLSSPAIVMQSYIPMTTLLAWWWLGERFRWWTGVAIALSFAGVLVLGFDPHVLSRPMALFTMLLSALALAIGTILMKGLRGIDMPSQQGWMAAFSLLPLLLVSLWLEPGALATLPQVSAVAWAGAAYAALASSLLGHGIYYMLVQRHPMAVMMPWLLLVPVFAVALGIMFWGDRPGTRLWIGGAMVLGGVFIIAVRQRLKAQAAKA from the coding sequence ATGCACGGCGAGCTCGGGCGGCGCGACCTGGCGCTGCTGCTCGCCGTCTGCCTGGTGTGGGCGCTGAACTTCCTGATGTCGGCGCTTGGCCTGCGCGAGATTCCGCCGTTCACCTTCACCCTGCTGCGTTTCGCGATCCTGCTGCTGGCGCTGGTCGCCTTCATGAAGCGGCCACCGGCTGAACAGTGGGGACGGCTGGCGGCGGTGTCGCTGCTGGTCGGCGTGCTGCATTTCGGTTTGAGCTTCCTGGCGCTGCGGCTGTCGGGCGACCTGTCATCGCCGGCCATCGTCATGCAGAGCTATATCCCGATGACGACGCTGCTGGCGTGGTGGTGGCTGGGCGAGCGCTTCCGCTGGTGGACCGGCGTGGCGATCGCGCTGAGTTTCGCCGGCGTGCTGGTGCTCGGCTTCGACCCGCACGTGCTGTCGCGTCCGATGGCCTTGTTCACCATGCTGCTCTCGGCGCTGGCGCTCGCCATCGGCACCATCTTGATGAAGGGGCTGCGCGGCATCGACATGCCCAGCCAGCAGGGTTGGATGGCGGCGTTCAGCCTGCTGCCATTGCTGCTGGTGAGCCTGTGGCTGGAACCGGGCGCGCTGGCCACGCTGCCGCAGGTGAGCGCGGTCGCCTGGGCGGGTGCGGCGTATGCGGCACTCGCCTCCTCGCTGCTCGGCCATGGCATCTATTACATGCTGGTGCAGCGCCACCCGATGGCCGTGATGATGCCGTGGTTGCTGCTGGTACCGGTGTTCGCGGTCGCCTTGGGCATCATGTTCTGGGGCGACCGGCCCGGCACGCGGCTGTGGATCGGCGGCGCGATGGTGCTCGGCGGCGTCTTCATCATCGCGGTGCGGCAACGCTTGAAGGCGCAGGCCGCGAAGGCCTGA
- the nhaA gene encoding Na+/H+ antiporter NhaA: protein MSRHHGSSRGLFGAVAELPHRAVHAMTEFLRLEAAGGILLIIAAVLALVFANSPLEEAYDGFRDLPVAVKVGALEIAKPLLLWINDGLMAIFFLLVAMEIKREALSGQLSTLRQVTLPVVCAICGVAVPAILFWWVNRGDPIAMQGWAIPAATDIAFALGILSLLGSRVPASMKLLLSTIAVIDDLVAILIIALFYTASLSMTALLWAGLAVAVMYMLNRRRVMALTPYLLLGVVVWVCVLKSGMHATLAGVITGLMIPHYDRWNDVDDAVEHSPLEHLEHALHPWVAYLILPVFAFANAGLMLSDIKLKDALDPVPLGIALGLVVGKPIGIIGAALLCKWTGLSKMPEGMNGRALVGLGLLCGIGFTMSLFIAGLAYSDDGDVLGESVLGILAASVCAAIAGYVWLRITLPKRAAVSRD, encoded by the coding sequence ATGAGCAGACATCACGGATCATCGCGCGGCCTGTTCGGCGCGGTCGCGGAACTGCCGCATCGCGCGGTCCACGCCATGACGGAATTCCTGCGGCTGGAGGCCGCAGGCGGCATCCTGCTGATCATCGCGGCGGTGCTGGCGCTGGTCTTCGCCAACTCGCCGCTGGAGGAAGCCTACGACGGCTTCCGCGACCTGCCGGTGGCGGTGAAGGTCGGTGCGCTGGAAATCGCCAAGCCGCTGCTGCTGTGGATCAACGACGGCCTGATGGCGATCTTCTTCCTGCTGGTCGCCATGGAGATCAAGCGCGAGGCGCTCTCGGGCCAGCTTTCCACGCTGCGGCAGGTGACCCTGCCGGTGGTCTGCGCGATCTGCGGCGTCGCGGTGCCGGCGATCCTGTTCTGGTGGGTCAACCGGGGCGATCCCATCGCGATGCAGGGCTGGGCGATTCCGGCGGCGACCGACATCGCCTTCGCGCTCGGCATCCTGTCGCTGCTGGGTTCGCGCGTGCCGGCGTCGATGAAGCTGCTGCTCTCGACCATTGCGGTGATCGACGACCTGGTCGCCATCCTCATCATCGCGCTGTTCTACACCGCCAGCCTGTCGATGACGGCGCTGCTGTGGGCGGGCCTTGCGGTCGCGGTGATGTACATGCTCAACCGCCGGCGGGTGATGGCGCTCACGCCTTACCTGCTGCTCGGCGTGGTGGTCTGGGTCTGCGTGCTGAAGTCGGGCATGCACGCGACGCTGGCCGGCGTCATCACCGGCCTGATGATCCCGCACTACGACCGCTGGAATGATGTCGATGACGCGGTCGAGCATTCGCCGCTGGAACATCTCGAACACGCACTGCACCCGTGGGTGGCCTACCTGATCCTGCCGGTGTTCGCCTTCGCCAACGCCGGCCTGATGCTCAGCGACATCAAGCTCAAGGACGCGCTCGACCCGGTGCCGCTCGGCATCGCGCTGGGCCTGGTGGTCGGCAAGCCGATCGGCATCATCGGCGCCGCGCTGCTGTGCAAATGGACCGGCCTGTCGAAGATGCCCGAGGGCATGAACGGCCGCGCGCTGGTCGGCCTGGGGCTGCTGTGCGGCATCGGTTTCACCATGAGCCTGTTCATCGCCGGCCTGGCCTATAGCGATGACGGCGACGTGCTGGGCGAAAGCGTGCTCGGCATCCTCGCGGCCTCGGTCTGCGCGGCCATCGCCGGCTATGTCTGGCTGCGCATCACCCTGCCGAAGCGGGCGGCCGTTTCGCGCGATTGA
- a CDS encoding lectin, producing the protein MNAPRFPRILPHALAAACLLGLAACAPAGDPAASAPADDAATPPAEVPKDAPPPMTDGNTPPITPAPEAPATPPDGDLYLSKWSGYGDVAFGTPADGMAKAWGGELKTEGKDFNPTCYFMTPTWVKTPSEFNFMIGDGKFVRYGVENAKFAAPGGGKVGMGKAEITKLYAGRVEAQPHKYTDGEYLRIKDASGGKGVLIFETDGKGNGAKVKEWRVGVPPYADYVEGCS; encoded by the coding sequence ATGAACGCACCCCGTTTCCCGCGCATCCTGCCGCACGCGCTCGCCGCCGCCTGCCTGTTGGGCCTGGCGGCCTGTGCGCCTGCCGGTGATCCCGCCGCCTCCGCGCCTGCGGACGATGCCGCCACTCCGCCGGCCGAGGTCCCGAAGGACGCACCGCCGCCGATGACCGACGGCAACACGCCGCCGATCACCCCCGCACCCGAAGCACCCGCGACCCCGCCCGATGGCGACCTCTACCTGTCGAAGTGGAGCGGTTATGGCGATGTCGCCTTCGGCACGCCGGCCGATGGCATGGCGAAGGCCTGGGGCGGCGAGCTCAAGACCGAAGGCAAGGACTTCAATCCGACCTGTTACTTCATGACCCCGACCTGGGTGAAGACGCCTTCGGAATTCAATTTCATGATCGGCGACGGCAAGTTCGTGCGCTATGGCGTGGAGAACGCCAAGTTCGCCGCGCCGGGTGGCGGCAAGGTCGGCATGGGCAAGGCCGAGATCACCAAGCTCTACGCCGGCCGCGTCGAGGCGCAGCCGCACAAGTACACCGATGGCGAATACCTGCGGATCAAGGATGCATCGGGCGGCAAGGGCGTGCTGATCTTCGAGACCGATGGCAAGGGTAATGGTGCCAAGGTCAAGGAATGGCGCGTCGGCGTGCCGCCGTACGCGGATTACGTCGAGGGCTGTTCCTGA
- the hmgA gene encoding homogentisate 1,2-dioxygenase, which produces MQTGYMSGFGNEFATEAIPGTLPDGRNSPQRVAHGLYAEQISGTAFTAPRHSNRRSWLYRIRPAAMHGELTLMHHNHFHNDFGSGPVTPEQLRWSPIPLPETPVDFIDGLFTVAGNGAPSAGVGIGIHLYAANASMEGRWFYDADGEMLIVPQQGRLVIATELGVLEVEPQEVAVIPRGIRFRVELPDGASRGYVCENFGAFLRIPDLGPIGSNGLANPRDFLTPCASYEDVEGEFELVAKFQGHLWRADIGHSPLDVVGWHGNHVPYKYDLRKFNTIGSISFDHPDPSIFLVLTSPTDTPGVGNLDFVIFGPRVLAMQDTFRPPWFHRNIASEFMGLIDGAYDAKAEGFAPGGCSLHNCMTGHGPDAATFDKASSIDTSKPDYIQDTMAFMFESRGVIRPTVQAIDAPHRQRDYTACWEGLRKQFTPPR; this is translated from the coding sequence ATGCAGACGGGCTACATGTCGGGCTTCGGCAACGAGTTCGCCACCGAGGCGATCCCCGGCACGCTGCCGGACGGGCGCAACTCGCCGCAGCGCGTCGCGCACGGCCTGTACGCCGAGCAGATCAGCGGCACCGCGTTCACCGCGCCGCGACACAGCAACCGCCGCAGCTGGCTGTACCGGATCCGCCCGGCGGCGATGCACGGCGAACTGACGCTGATGCACCACAATCATTTCCACAACGACTTCGGCAGTGGACCGGTGACGCCCGAACAGCTGCGCTGGAGCCCGATCCCGCTGCCCGAGACGCCGGTGGATTTCATCGACGGCCTGTTCACCGTGGCCGGCAACGGCGCGCCGAGCGCGGGCGTCGGCATCGGCATCCACCTGTACGCGGCGAACGCTTCGATGGAAGGCCGCTGGTTCTACGATGCCGACGGCGAGATGCTGATCGTCCCGCAGCAGGGCCGGCTCGTCATCGCCACCGAACTCGGCGTGCTGGAGGTCGAGCCGCAGGAAGTGGCGGTGATCCCGCGCGGCATCCGCTTCCGCGTGGAACTACCCGATGGCGCATCGCGCGGCTACGTCTGCGAGAACTTCGGCGCCTTCCTGCGCATCCCGGACCTGGGGCCGATCGGCAGCAATGGCCTGGCCAATCCCCGCGACTTCCTGACGCCGTGCGCGAGCTATGAGGATGTCGAAGGCGAGTTCGAACTCGTTGCCAAATTCCAGGGCCACCTGTGGCGCGCCGACATCGGCCACTCGCCGCTCGACGTGGTCGGCTGGCACGGCAACCACGTGCCGTACAAATACGACCTGCGCAAGTTCAACACCATCGGTTCGATCAGCTTCGACCATCCCGATCCGTCGATCTTCCTGGTGCTGACCTCGCCGACCGACACGCCCGGCGTCGGCAACCTGGACTTCGTGATCTTCGGGCCGCGCGTGCTGGCGATGCAGGACACGTTCCGTCCGCCGTGGTTCCACCGCAACATTGCCAGCGAGTTCATGGGCCTGATCGATGGCGCCTACGACGCCAAGGCGGAAGGCTTCGCGCCCGGCGGCTGCTCGCTGCACAACTGCATGACCGGACACGGGCCGGATGCGGCGACGTTCGACAAGGCGTCCAGCATCGACACCTCCAAGCCGGATTACATCCAGGACACGATGGCCTTCATGTTCGAGTCGCGCGGGGTGATCCGCCCAACCGTGCAGGCCATCGACGCGCCGCATCGGCAGCGCGACTACACCGCGTGCTGGGAAGGGCTGCGCAAGCAGTTCACGCCGCCCCGCTGA
- the hppD gene encoding 4-hydroxyphenylpyruvate dioxygenase, with protein sequence MNAQPDFGMTVTTFENPMGINGFEFVEFAAPAGQGEAMRSYLRNLGFTAVARHKDRDITLFRQGRITFLLNETGDSFASHFAEAHGPSACGFAIRFQKPTADVLKHVLANGGAEIDFKPETKAVDARVIKGIGDCMLYLVDDGDDALYADFLPLEGVDQHPPGFGLTFIDHLTHNLFLGNMQKWSDYYEKLFNFREIRYFDIKGAKTGLLSKAMTAPDGIVRIPLNESSDEKSQINEYLRDYKGEGIQHIALFTDNIYDTVEAMREAGVAFLDTPDTYFDVIDMRVPGHGEDVPRLRRNAILIDADPETKQRKLLQIFTQNAFGPIFFEIIQRKGNEGFGEGNFQALFESIERDQMKRGVL encoded by the coding sequence ATGAACGCCCAGCCCGATTTCGGCATGACCGTCACCACCTTCGAGAACCCGATGGGCATCAACGGGTTCGAGTTCGTCGAATTCGCCGCGCCGGCCGGGCAGGGCGAGGCCATGCGCAGCTACCTGCGCAACCTCGGCTTCACCGCTGTGGCCAGGCACAAGGACCGCGACATCACCCTGTTCCGCCAGGGCCGGATCACCTTCCTGCTCAACGAAACGGGCGATTCCTTCGCCTCGCATTTCGCCGAAGCGCATGGCCCCTCGGCCTGCGGCTTCGCGATCCGCTTCCAGAAGCCGACCGCCGACGTGCTCAAGCACGTGCTCGCCAATGGCGGCGCCGAGATCGACTTCAAGCCGGAAACGAAAGCCGTCGATGCGCGGGTGATCAAGGGCATCGGCGACTGCATGCTGTACCTGGTCGATGACGGCGACGACGCGCTCTACGCCGACTTCCTGCCGCTGGAAGGCGTGGACCAGCACCCGCCGGGTTTCGGGCTGACCTTCATCGACCACCTGACCCACAACCTGTTCCTCGGCAACATGCAGAAGTGGTCGGACTACTACGAGAAGCTGTTCAACTTCCGCGAGATCCGCTACTTCGACATCAAGGGCGCCAAGACCGGCCTGCTGTCGAAGGCGATGACCGCGCCGGACGGCATCGTGCGCATCCCGCTCAACGAATCGAGCGACGAGAAGAGCCAGATCAACGAATACCTGCGTGACTACAAGGGCGAAGGCATCCAGCACATCGCGTTGTTCACCGACAACATCTACGACACGGTGGAAGCGATGCGCGAAGCGGGCGTCGCCTTCCTCGACACGCCCGACACCTATTTCGACGTGATCGACATGCGCGTGCCCGGCCACGGCGAGGACGTGCCGCGCCTGCGCAGGAACGCGATCCTGATCGACGCCGACCCCGAGACCAAGCAGCGCAAGCTGCTGCAGATCTTCACCCAGAACGCGTTCGGGCCGATCTTCTTCGAGATCATCCAGCGCAAGGGCAACGAAGGTTTCGGCGAAGGCAATTTCCAGGCGCTGTTCGAGTCGATCGAACGCGACCAGATGAAGCGCGGCGTCCTGTAA